Genomic DNA from Marinobacter sp. MDS2:
GAAATGCAGCAGTTGCAGGGTATTCAGTGCGCCGGCCTGTTTCAGCGTTTCGACAACTTCCAGTATCTGGCTGGCAGACAACCCGAATTTCGATTTTTCGCCGCCGGTATTTTGCCAGTTGCCTTTGCCAATGGTGGCCAGTCGTGCCCGCACACCAATCAAAGGGGAGACGCCGAGCTTCTTGGCTTCTTCCAGAATCAGCGGCAGTTCGGACTGTTTCTCAACAACGATAAACACCTGGTGGCCCAGTTTTTGGCCGATGAGAGCCAGCCGGATGTACTCGCGGTCTTTGTAGCCGTTACACACGATCACCGAACCGGGTTTGCGGGCGAGGGACAGCACAGCCAGCAGTTCCGGTTTGCTGCCGGCTTCCAGACCAATTTGGTTGTTTGAGGCTGCGGGCTCGGCGGCCACCAGCTCTTCGACCACCCGCCGCTGTTGGTTCACCTTGATCGGGTAAACCGCCGTGTAGCGACCTTGGTAAGCCTGTTCGTGGGTGACTTTATTGAACGCACCGCACAGTTTGTTCACCCGGTCGTGCAGGATGTCGGTGAATCGGACCAGCACCGGCAGAGCCAGACCGGCGTCGGTCAGTGACCGGGTTAGTCTGGGCAGATTAATATGAGCCGCGCTCCGGCCCCGGTCCGGACAGATCTCCACTTCGCCCTCGGTATTGACGGAAATATAGCCGTCACTCCAATGAGCAATGTTGTAAACCTTGTGTGCAGGTGATGCGGTAGATTCTGCCATTGTTGCTATCCTGTCAGGAAACCCGAGTCGGCGGGAAAACCGTTGAAGGCTGCATTGTAGGAGCTGACTGCTGCCCCTACAATACGCCTCTTTCGAGATGTCCGGGCGTGGTGCAGCGGCATACAGTTGGAGAGTGATATGACAGCATTGAATGAAGGCTGGTTTACCGAAGTATTCCAGGATCAGGGCACGGCCTTTTCCTTGCAGGTAAAAGCCAAACTGCATGAGGAACAGACGCCGTTCCAGAAGCTCGAGATCTACGAAACCGAGACCTTCGGCAATCTGATGGTGCTGGATGGCTGTGTGATGCTGACCACCCGCGATAACTTTCTGTACCACGAGATGATGACGCACCCGGCGTTGTTCACCCACAAAGATCCGAAAAAGGTGGTGATTGTCGGTGGCGGTGATTGCGGCACGCTGAAAGAGGTGTTGAAGCACCCGGGTGTGGAAGAAGCCTGGCAGGTGGAAATCGACGAGCGGGTGACCCGCATGTCTGAAAAATATTTCCCGGAACTGTGTGAAGCCAATAGCGATCCTCGAGCCAACTTTTTCTTTGGTGATGGCGTGAAGTGGATGCGCGAGGTGGAGCCAAACAGCATCGACCTGCTGATTATCGACAGCACTGACCCGGTGGGGCCGGCGGAAGGTCTGTTTGCTCTCGATTTCTACCGCGATGCGATGCTTGCGCTGAAGGAGGGAGGCCTCGTGGTGCAGCAAAGTGAGTCACCTTTGCTGCATACCGAATCGATCATCAAGGATATTCACACCGATATGCGAAAAGCCGGCTTCGGCCATGTGCAAACGTTGCCGTTTCCGCAACCGGTATACCCGACGGGCTGGTGGAGTTGCACAATGGGCAGCAAGGACAACCCGCTCAAGTATTTCCGTGAAGAAGACGTGAATGACCGGCCGTTCGTCACCCGGTATTACAACGCGGGTATCCACCACGGAGCCTTGGCCATGCCGCAATTCATGATTGATGCGCTGGAAGATCAGGTACGGCCGGAAGAGGGCTGACGACGCCCGGGCGAGCGGCCAATACAACAAAAAGGGCGCCCGAGGGCGCCCTTTTGGGTTTCTCTGGCAGCGGTTATTGCTTGCTGCTGCCGAACTCGGGGTAGGCTTCCAAGCCACATTCTGCAATGTCGACGCCTTCATATTCTTCTTCGGCGCTGACTCGAATACCCATCACGGCTTTCAGAATGCTCCAGACGATCAGGCTTGCGACGAACACCCATACAAAGATGGTCAGGGCACCAATCAACTGGCCGCTGAAGGTCACGTCACCGTTGGTGACTGGCACCAGCATCAGGCCAAGGAAACCACACACACCGTGAGCAGAGATGGCACCAACCGGGTCATCAATGCGCAGTTTATCGAGTGCAACGATGCTCAGCACCACCAGGCCACCGCCCAGAGCGCCCCAGAGGGTGGCGGTCAATGCACTTGGAGTTGACGGTTCGGCGGTAATGACCACCAGGCCGGCAATGGCACCGTTCAACAGCATGGTCAGGTCAGCTTTGCCAAACATCAGGCGGGCAACAGCCAAGGCGGTGATCGCACCACCGGCTGCGGCGGCGTTGGTGTTCAGAAACACCATGGCGACGGAATTTGCGCTGGCGATGTCGCCAAGCTTCAGTACAGAGCCGCCGTTAAAGCCGAACCAGCCCATCCACAGAATCAAGGTGCCCAACGCCGCCAGCGGCATGTTGGCGCCCGGAATCGCGCGGATTTCGCCGTTCGGGCCGTATTTGCCTTTACGGGCACCCAGCAACAACACGCCAGCCAGAGCCGCGGCTGCACCGGCCATGTGTACGATGCCTGAGCCGGCAAAGTCACTGAAGCCAAGATCGCCCAGGTTATACAGGCCGAACACGTCTTTGCCGCCCCACGTCCAGGCACCTTCCAGCGGATAGATGACACCGGTCATCACCACTGCGAAGGCCAGAAAGGCCCAAAGCTTCATACGCTCGGCAACGGCGCCGGATACGATCGACATGGCGGTGGCAACAAAAACCACCTGGAAGAAGAAGTCGGACGCACCAGAGTAGATGGAGCCACCTTCGAATCCGTCTTCACGGGCGGCGAAATCACCCAGCACGGCGTCTACATCGACATCGGCGATGCCGGAGAGGAACAAATTGCCGCCATACATGATGGCGTAGCCGCAGACCATGTACATGGTGCTGGCGATCGCAAACAAGGCAACGTTCTTGGTGAGAATTTCAGTGGTGTTTTTGGAGCGCACCAGACCGGCTTCGAGCATGGCAAAGCCGGCGGCCATCCACATGACTAATGCGCCGCAAATGACAAAATAAAAAGTATCTATAGCATACTGCAGGTGAAAGACATTGCTTTCCATAGGAAGCCCTCCGCACAAGGCTCGTCAGATATTTGATTTTTTTGCGTTGGCTGGATCCGGGGATCAGGCCGGTATCAAACCGCCTCTTCGCCGGTCTCGCCGGTCCGGATTCGGATCGCTTGCTGCAGTTCGGTCACGAAAATCTTGCCGTCGCCGATCTTGCCGGTATTGGCTGCCTTGGTGATGGACTCGATCACCTGATCCAGCAGGTTGTCGCCAATGGCGATTTCAACTTTTACCTTGGGCAGGAAGTCCACCACGTATTCCGCGCCGCGGTAGAGTTCGGTGTGGCCTTTCTGGCGACCGAAGCCTTTTACTTCCGTTACGGTTACGCCTTGAACGCCAATTTCGGATAGTGCCTCACGGACATCATCCAATTTGAAAGGCTTAATGATCGCTGTCACAAGTTTCATTGCTTTCTCCTTGGTAAAGCCATCTCAACTTTGTAAGTGGTTGAGTTCGGGATGCTGCCACCTCGCACATCAATTGTGCGGATCGTGTACAAGGTTTAGCATCAGGTATGCCAACGCAAAAAATTATAATAAAAACATTGAGTTGCTTTTTATGTGTTCCCAAATGATGCAGATGGCCGCACCAAATTGGGGCGCCGCGCCCCAATCTGACTCAGGGTTGAACCGTCAGCGGGCAAGGCCTGGAACCTATTATACGGCCCAGCGGGTACAGTATGGCAGGGGCAGCGGTGTGATACACTCTCGTCTATAGCAGTATTGGATGGGCGATTGTCCTGAACGAACGAAAAGATCGACGCCACGAGGTAAAACATGAAAGGCCCCCAAGATTTCTTTGCCCAGCTACAAGGCCAGTTTGGCCAGTTTGTTCCGGATATGGCGCGGGCCGCCCGGGAAGATTTTGAAACTCAGGCCAGAGCAACCGTGATGTCTGTGCTGTCCAAACTGGAGTTGGTCACCCGTGAAGAGTTTGAAGGCCAGCAAGTGGTGTTGATGAAAACCCGAGAGAAAGTCGAAGCCCTGGAAAAGCGGGTTGCCGAACTGGAGCAAAAAGCCCAGTCGTAATTTTTTGAGATGCGGGCGCAGGACGCGCCCGTTAAATGCCAGCCCACCATGGAAGGTGATGATGTTAGCGATTGTCAATTCGCGCGCCAGCATTGGCGTGTCTGCCCCTGAAGTAACCGTCGAAGTGCACTTGTCGGGCGGTTTGCCGGCGCTCTCTATCGTAGGCTTGCCGGAAACCGGTGTCCGCGAAAGCAAAGACCGTGTTCGTAGCGCGCTGCTCAACGCCGGCTTCGAATTCCCTGCCCGACGCATCACCATCAATCTTGCCCCTGCCGACTTGCCGAAAGAGGGCGGTCGCTTCGACCTTCCCATCGCTTTGGGCATTTTGGCCGCTTCGGGGCAGATTCCACCGGATAGCCTCAAGCCACTGGAGTTTATGGGAGAGTTGTCACTGGATGGCGCCTTGCGGCCTTTGAAGGGCGTTTTGCCCGCGGTGCTGGCGGCCCGGGAAGCAGGGCGCTCCCTTCTGATCCCGCAAGCCAACGCGGACGAAGCGGCGCTCGCAAGCCAGGGGGATGTGCTGGCGGCAAGCCACATCCTGACGGTGTGTGAGCATCTGACCGGCCGTGCGAAGCTGGTGCCGATACCCAGGCCAGAAACCGATGTGGCCCAGGCTAATGGTACGGAGAAGGGGGCCGATCTTGCCGATGTGCGGGGCCAACAGGTGCCTCGAAGGGCGTTAGAGGTGGCCGCAGCGGGTGGCCACAACCTGCTGTTTTTTGGCCCTCCGGGCACGGGTAAAAGCATGTTGGCCAGTCGTCTGCCGGGAATTCTACCGGCCCTGGACGACGCCTCGGCGATGGAAGTGGCCAGTGTGCACTCAGTGGCCGGGCACCCGCTGCAACCAGGGGGTTGGCGCCAGCCGCCGTTTCGGTCGCCCCATCACACGGCGTCAGCAGTGGCATTGGTCGGTGGCGGGAGCAGCCCGCGGCCGGGCGAAATTTCTCTGGCGCACCGTGGCGTGCTTTTCCTCGATGAGCTGCCCGAGTTCGAACGGCGTGTGCTGGAAGTGCTCCGTGAACCCATGGAAACCGGAGAAATCGCCATCAGTCGGGCCGCACGCCAAGTCACCTTTCCGGCCAGGTTTCAGGTGGTCGCGGCGATGAACCCTTGCCCATGCGGCTACAGCGGCCACCCGAATATTGAATGTCAGTGCACGCCCAGTCAGGTGATGCGGTATCGGTCCAAGATATCCGGGCCCTTGCTAGATCGGTTTGATCTGCATGTTGAAGTGCCGGTACAGGCGGGGGAAGTGCTGCTTCGCCAAGGCGAAGCCGGTGAGAGCAGTGCCCGTGTCAGGGCGCGGGTGCTGAAAGCCAGAAACTTTCAGCGCGATCGCGGCAGCTTGAATGCGTCACTTGCCGGCAAGGCTCTGGATCAGGCATGCCGATTAGATGCCGGTAGTGAAAAACTGTTGGCCCATGCCATGGAGCGGCTGGGATTATCGGCCCGGGCCCTGCACCGGATTTTGCGTGTAGCGCGCACCTTGGCGGATTTGGAGGGGCAGGAATCCCTGTCTAAATCCCACTTGATAGAAGCGCTGGGTTATCGGCAACTGGATCGACAACACGATCAGGGCTCTTTGGTTTCCGCTTGATGGCTCGGACTCTGTTAAACTGTCGGGTAAATTTCAGCAATCAGATCCGCAGTGGCGGTTGAGGACAACAAATGGCCGACCAGAACGACTCGCAAGATTCCAAAGGTGAAAATCCGATTACCACTCGCCGGGGTATCCGCAGCTTTGTGTTACGCCAGGGCCGGATGACTGAAGGCCAGAAAAAAGCCTTCGAGCGCAATTGGCCGAAGTACGGCCTGACCCGGGAAGATGGCGTGATCGATCCCCGGGAAGTGTTTGGTCGTGACAGCATGCTGAATCTGGAAATTGGTTTCGGCATGGGCCGGTCACTGGCTGACATGGCAGAGGCTGCGCCTGAGCAGGATTTCATCGGTGTGGAAGTGCATTTGCCCGGTGTCGGTGCTTTGCTCAAAGAAGTTGATGACCGCGGGCTGGAAAACGTGCGGGTGTATAACATCGATGCCAACGACGTCATCGATTTGTGCCTGCCGGATGCCTCTCTGGACCGGGTGATGGTGTTCTTCCCTGATCCCTGGCACAAAAAGAGGCACCACAAACGCCGCTTGGTCCAGCAGGAGTTTGTGCAGCGAATTCGCCATAAATTGCGCGTGGGCGGTGTTCTGCATCTGGCCACGGACTGGGAGAACTACGCCGAGCACATGTTGGAAGTCATGGACGCTTCGCAAGGTTTTGCCAACGCCCAGGAGCAAGGCGGTTATTCACCGCGCCCGGACGACCGACCGATTACCAAGTTTGAGCAACGTGGCGAGAAATTGGGGCACGGAGTTTGGGATTTGCTATACCACCGCACCAACTAAACCGCGGAACGAACCCCGGCGTTACGAGGCCGGGGTTAACGGTTGCCGGCGGGCCGCTCGAATGATGATAAGCCCCGCCAAGCCGAGTAATAACCCGGTGAATTTGAGCAGCGAGAAGATGCTGGCAGCCATGCTCAGGCTGTTGTCGGGGGGATTGAAGTTGTTGAGCAGGGCAATGTTCTCGATAACATCACTGGTACCGGCCACGATAAACAGCATGCGCACCCACTTGGCGATGATTCGTTCCCGAACGCCGGGGCGGTCCCGCGACAACCGGCGGGTCAGCTGCAGCAGCAGGGTCAGGTACGCGGCGATGAAGGCAAAGTCTAGCCAGAGTGAAGCCCGGGCCAGCGACACATTTTCTGGCTGCCAGCTGGCGAGAATGGCTTGGGCGTGCTGAGCGGTGCCCGCCAGTTGGAAGCTGATGATCCCTTGCGGTGCACTGGTCGTTTTCAGTGGCTGATTCATCACCAGCAGTGCAATGAATAGCGCTGCACTGAGTGCCAGCGAAACCGCCAAGGCCAATCCGAGGGGCCGCTTTGGGTGATGCCGGGTTTGGTCCATCAGAGAAACTGCTCCAACAAGCTGTTGAGATAGCGCTGGCCTTGCTCGGTGGTTTGTATCCGATCTCGAACCAGCAGATTTTGCTTCCGCAACTGCTCAAGTTGTACCTCAACCGGACTCAAGGGTAAACCTGTACGTTCGGTGAACAGTTTTTCTTCGACACCTTGTTTGAGTCGTAACACGTTCATCATGAACTCCAGCGGCCGTTCCTTCACTTCAATCTCTTCGCTGCCGGCCGTGCGGGAGCCAATCCGGTTCAAGTAAGCCTCCGGCTGGCGGGTTTTCCAGTATCGAAGAATCCGGCCATCGGCGAGGCTGACTTTGCCATGCCCGCCGGCCCCTATCGCCAGATAATCCCCGAACTGCCAATAGTTCAGGTTGTGACGGCTTTCGCGATTCGGAAGGCTCCAGGCCGACACTTCATAATCGTTGAAGTTGTGGGCGCGAAGATACTCCGAACCCTGCCGGTAAATTTCCCAAAGCCGATCATCATCTGGCAAATCCGGTGGTCGGGAGAAAAACTCGGTATTGGGCTCGATGGTCAGCTGATACCAAGACAAGTGCGTGGGTTGGTGATCCAGTGCCTGGCGCAGATCATCCAAGGCCTGTTCCGGTGTCTGGTCCGGCAGACCGTGCATTAAATCAACATTGAAGTTCGAGAAACCCGCCGATTTCGCGGCCTCAATCGCACGGTGAGCGGCGTTGGCATCGTGGATGCGCCCAAGGGTTTTCAGGTGTGCCTGATGGAAGCTTTGCACACCGATTGATAGCCGGTTAATGCCCGCTTGGCGGAAACCTTCGTAACGACCTTCTTCTAAAGTACCGGGATTCGCTTCGAGAGTGATTTCGGCATCGGGCGCGAAGGTCAGGCGCTGTCGAAGCCCTTCAAACAGGCGTTGATAGAAATCGCTGGTCATGAGCGATGGCGTGCCACCGCCGATGAATACGCTCTCAATCGGCCGACCACGGACAACGCTCAGATCGTGCTCTAAATCTTCCAGCAAGGCGGCAAGGTAGGCCGCCTCCGGAATGTCGCCGCGAATAGCATGTGAGTTGAAGTCGCAATAGGGGCACTTGCGCACGCACCAGGGCACGTGGATATACAGCGATAGCGGCGGACAGACCGAAACAGCAGGGGAGGAGGGCACGTTTAATCGGTGCCCTTGAGTTGGTCTAGCAGACTGGCCAGAGCGCGCCCGCGATGGCTGATTCGGCCTTTTTGTTCACGGGTCAGCTCAGCGGCACTGCAATGGTGTTCAGGTGCGTAGAAAACCGGATCATAGCCAAAGCCGCCTTCCCCCTTTGGTTCCTCAAGAATGCGGCCCGGCCAGCGGCCGTGGCAAACAATCGGAGTGGGATCATCCGCATGGCGCAGATAAACCAGAACGCAATGGAACTGGGCGCTGCGTTGCTGTTCGGGTACGTCTTTCAGCGCCTCTAACAGTGCTGCAACATTGTCTGGGTCCGTTGCTTCGGCGCCGGCATAGCGTGCAGAGCGCACCCCGGGCTGGCCGCCAAGGGCATCGACGGCCAAACCACTGTCGTCAGCCAGAGCCGGCAACCCGGTTTCGCGAGCGGCGTGCCGGGCTTTCAAAATGGCATTCTCAACAAAGGTAACGGCCGGTTCTTCAGCTTCACCGACGCCCAGTTCGCCCTGAGCCACAGGGGTTAAGCCCAAGGGGCTGAGCAGGTCATTCAGTTCGGCAATTTTGCCTTTGTTGTTACTGGCAATAACGAGTTTTTGAGACATGATTCAGTCGTTAAACAAAGAGTGGGCGAAGCGCACTTTCAGGTCCTGGCGGTGGCCTGTGGGTCGTGCGGTGATGTTGAAGGTCATCAGTTCGGCCGGGCGATATTGATACTGGGCGATGAAGTAAACCGCATCGCCTTCCTGAATCCGGCGAAAGGCCAGAAACTTGACCTGCTGGATGTCGTTGGCAACCTGGCCTTCTACCTGACCGCCTACCGGTTGAGGCTGGCTGTGCTCGTTATCGGTCATGATAGAGATGTTCACCACGCCGATGCTTTTGCTGCGCTGAAGGTTATTCGCTTTAGCGACTTCCGGGGTCAGCATGGTGCTGGGAAAAACGCTCCAGTGGATCTGGTAATCGCCGAAGTTTTTTTCGCCGCCATGGCTTTGGCCCGCCATTAACAGCAGGCCAAAGGTCAAAGCTATAACGCGAGTGACAGAACGAATGTTCATCAGGTGCTCTCCCGTGTGATTCGGTAAATCGCAATCTCGCCCAGCAGGTTTGGCCATGCACGGGCCAGCCAGCTGTTTTGATGTTGGCCGTCGACAACGCGCCGGCTTTTGATCTTTATACCTTTCTGCCGGCACAAAGCTTCAAAATCTTTGAAGGTGCACAGGCGAATGTTGGGGGTGTTGTACCATTTATACGGCAACGCGTCGGATTCGGGCATGCGGCCGCTCAGCGCCAAGCCCCAGCGCAGGCGCCAGTGCGCAAAGTTGGGGAAGGTGACAATACCTTCGCGGCCAAGCCGCAACATCTCGTCGATCACTTTGTCGGGCCTGCGCACAGCTTGCAGAGCCTGAGTCATCAGTACGATATCGAACATGCCGTCACCGAAGTTGTCGAGGCCCTGAGTGTCCAGGTTCTGTTCGATCACCGACACGCCTTTGCCCATGCAGGTGGTGATGTGGTCCGGGTTGATCTCCAGGCCGAAGCCGGTGGCGTTGCGTTCTTGCTGCAAGTAATGCAACAGCGTGCCGTCGCCGCACCCGAGGTCGAGCACGTGGTGGCCGGGCTCAACCCACTGTTGGATAATTTCCAGATCGGCTCTCATGCGCCCACCTCCCGAGCTACCCGGTCCATGTAGGCGGTGAACGCGTTGGTGTATCGGGGGGTTGGGATCAGGAACGCATCGTGGCCCCAGGGCGCATCGATTTCGGCGTAACTGACTTTTTTGCGAGCGGACATCATGGCATTCACCATTTCTTCAGAACGGGCAGGGGAGAAACGCCAGTCGGTGCTGAAGGAAAGAACCAGGTATTCGCACTGGGCAGGTGCCAGTGCTTTGGACAGGTCGCCGCCAAACTCGTAGGCCGGATCGAAATAGTCCAGCGCGCGGGTCATTAGCAGGTAAGTGTTCGCGTCGAAGGTTTCGGAGAAGCGTTCGCCCTGATAGCGCAGATAGCTTTCAACCTGAAACTCGGCGTCGTATCCGAATTTGAACGCTTCCTCCCGCAGTTCACGGCCAAATTTTTCGCCCATGGCGGCATCCGAAAGATAGGTAATGTGGCCCACCATGCGAGCCAGCATCAGGCCGCGCCGGGGCAAGGTGCTGGCTTCGTCATATCGGCCCTCATGAAATTCGGTGTCTGAGGTGATGGCCTGGCGCGCAACTTCGTTAAAAGCGATGTTCTGTGCCGTTAACCGGGGCGTAGAGGCGATGATCACTGAGTGCCGAAGGCGATCGGGATAATCCAGACTCCACTGCAGCGCCTGCATCCCGCCCAGCGAACCGCCAACTACCGCGGCCCACTGCTGAATGCCGAGACGGTCGGCGAGACGGGCCTGGCTCTTTACCCAGTCGGCAACGGTGATGACCGGGAAATCCGGCCCGTAAAGCTTGCCCGTGCCGGGGTTGATCGAGTTGGGGCCACTGCTGCCGTGGCAACCGCCGAGGTTGTTCAGGCAAACCACAAAAAAACGGTTGGTATCGATGGGTTTACCCGGACCGATACAGCTGTCCCACCACCCGGGTTTTTTATCGTCGTAGGAATGATAACCGGCGGCGTGGTGATGGCCACTAAGAGCATGGCAAATAAGAACCGCGTTGCTGGCTTCGGCATTTAAGGTGCCGTAGGTTTCCACAACCAGATCATAACTGTCCAAAGATTGGCCGCAGGCCAATTCGATGGGCGTGTCGAAATGAAGGGTTTGAGGGCTAACGAGGCCCACGGAATCCGTAGGCAGGGAGTCGGGCATGAGCGTGTTGATATCCTGATCCAGTCCACATGAGTCAGGCCATAGCCTGAGGTGGCGCAGAAGCTGGCGCCGATAGGGCAGTTTAAAGGCGGGGGGTGGTTGCTGCAACCGGCACGTAGCGGTGGCAGCAACCCGGAGGTCAGGCGGAGCCGAAAATATTGACGACTTTTTGCTGGATCATGGTCGGGGCAGGCTTGCGAATATGGCGCACCATGTTGTCGGCCAGCTCCAGTTGCTTGCGGAGGTCGGCGATTGAATGCTGCAGGCGCTCTCGCTCGGCGCGGCTGTCGCGGTCGTTGCGCACCAAATCCCGGAGTCGGCTGATTTGATGCTCCAGCAGCTGCTTTTGTTCCATCGAGTACTGGATGATTGGCAACAGCGCTTCGTGGGGCCAACGCTCAACGTCGGACCTTGCCCTGCCATGCAGTGTGCGGGCTTCGCTGACCATCACATTGAAGAAGCGGCGAATCAGCAACGACTGCTCGGACATCAGGTTCTTGGGGCTGATACGGAAACGGCGGGCTTTTTTGCGCAGCTCCCGGATGGCGATCACATGGCGCCCCGCTCTTAGCGGAATAGGTTCCAGGTGCCTGGTCCGCGAATCTTCGTTGTATCGTCGATAGATGGAGGCAACCATCTTCTCGGCCAATTGACCTTCCGCCAGCAAGTTGCTCAAGTCAATTTCCAGCAGCTCGAAGAAGTGGTCCATCGCGCGGACCATACCGGCGGTAGACCAGCTTTTCACCATAATCTGACGCACTTTGTCGGCGTGCGCTTCAAATCGTTTTTCGCTGACCAGGTTGTTCAGGATCTCGCCCTGTGAGTCCATCAGACGCCGTGATGAGCGCAACGTGATCAGTTTCTTGTAGTAGAAGTCGTAGTCTTGCTGAGCCCGCTCTGCGAGCCGGGCGAGAGCCGGCTTGTCCAGTGCTGAACCGGTGCAGGCCGCGTGCTCTTCTTCCAGCGACGAAAGCCGGTACTGCATAGCAGCCTGACTGTTTTGCAGCATGCCCAGCAGGTCGCTGATGAGGTGCTGGGTAATCAACTGCTCTTTGTGGGTCAGGATGCGCTGGACAATCAGCTTTTCCAGCAACCCGAGGTTTGAGCGTTCGAATAATTCAGTATCGTTGCGCACCCGTGCCAACAAACCTTGCTTGGCCGAAAGGGGGACGACATCGTGTTGTGTCATGCCAAGGTGTTCGGCGGTGTAGGTGCGTACACGTTCGATGGAATCATCGGTATGGCTGTCGCCTTGAATGTCGTCCCACAGTACATCGATTTTGTTCAATACGGCAAAGCGGCCGGCGCGGTGGTCGGCGTGGTCCGTGTTGATGTGCTCTTTCCAGATGGCCATGTCGCTGGCGGTAACGCCGGTGTCGGCGCCCAGCACGAAAAGCACGGCATGCGCTCGTGGGAGCATGCTCATGGTCAGTTCGGGTTCAGACCCCAGGGCGTTCAGGCCAGGGGTGTCGAGAATGCGCAGGCCACGTTCGAACAGAGGATGCCGAATACTGATCTGGGCATTTCGCCAGGCGGGTACCAGTACATTGCCCGGAGCGCGGGGGTCGGCTTCCAGCATGTCTTCATCAAACCCGAGTTTACGGGCATCGCCGACCGAGACACTTTTGACCCGGGCAACTTCGGATAGCACTTCGCGCATCACCGTTGGATTGTCTTCGGCCAGTTCGTGCCGAACCCAGTTTTCAGGCCGTTTACGCTGTTGCTGCAGAGAAAGCTCGCCGGTGCGTGTTTCGATCGGGAGCAGCATGAGATAGCTCTCGTTGCTGGTTCGGTCGAAGAACAGTTCTGTGGGGCACATAGTGGTGCGCCCGGCTTCGGAAGGCAGCATCCGCTGGCCGTAACTGGCAAAAAACAGCGCGTTAATCAGTTCGGTTTTGCCACGGGAATACTCACCGACGAATGCGATGGTCAGCTCATCTTCAATCAGAAGCTCCAGACCGTTCCGAATACGGGTGCTGATGTCTTCTGAGAACAGGTTGTTGTCCTGAAGCCACAGCCGGTATCGGCCAATCTGGCGAATCAGATCTTTCTTCCAGTCGTGGTAGGCTTCCACCTGCTGCGACAGTGTTCCCTGCTGGCTCATGAAGTAATCCTTTAGCGCGACGCTTGGGAGTTAGATAATCCCAAATTAAATGTCGGCAATCATAGCTCGATTATCCATTCTTAATATGGCCACGTTTAACCGATTGTGGCAGTTGGCGCGAAATGACAAAAGAAAAAGGCCGGCGTATCAATGGGTTGATGGGCCGGCCTTGAGATGTTTAATGTTTTGGTATTATGTAACGATATGTATATTTGTGAGGCGGGTTACATTCCGGCGCCGAGAAACCCCATTCCCGCTGCAATCTTCATGTGATTAAGCACCACATCCAGCACGTTCAGAATCAGAAACACGATAATCGGCGATAAATCGAGGCCGCCCATGGATGGCATGATGTTCCGAACGGGGCGCATCACCGGTTCGGTGATCTGAGCCACCAGTTGGATGGCCGGGTGCCCACTTTGGGGCGCAATCCAACTCACCACCACCACGGCGATGACCGACCAGAAGTAAATCTTCACGATCAGGCTGAGAACATTCAACGTGCCCCATACCAACAGGGTGAGCGGGTTGAATGCGGGCACGCCGGCGTTGTAAATCAGCAACATCAAAAAGAAGGTAATGGCTTGAATCAAGACTGCCAGCACCAGTGCGGCACCATCAATCCCGCCCCAACCCGGGATGA
This window encodes:
- the speE gene encoding polyamine aminopropyltransferase — its product is MTALNEGWFTEVFQDQGTAFSLQVKAKLHEEQTPFQKLEIYETETFGNLMVLDGCVMLTTRDNFLYHEMMTHPALFTHKDPKKVVIVGGGDCGTLKEVLKHPGVEEAWQVEIDERVTRMSEKYFPELCEANSDPRANFFFGDGVKWMREVEPNSIDLLIIDSTDPVGPAEGLFALDFYRDAMLALKEGGLVVQQSESPLLHTESIIKDIHTDMRKAGFGHVQTLPFPQPVYPTGWWSCTMGSKDNPLKYFREEDVNDRPFVTRYYNAGIHHGALAMPQFMIDALEDQVRPEEG
- a CDS encoding ammonium transporter codes for the protein MESNVFHLQYAIDTFYFVICGALVMWMAAGFAMLEAGLVRSKNTTEILTKNVALFAIASTMYMVCGYAIMYGGNLFLSGIADVDVDAVLGDFAAREDGFEGGSIYSGASDFFFQVVFVATAMSIVSGAVAERMKLWAFLAFAVVMTGVIYPLEGAWTWGGKDVFGLYNLGDLGFSDFAGSGIVHMAGAAAALAGVLLLGARKGKYGPNGEIRAIPGANMPLAALGTLILWMGWFGFNGGSVLKLGDIASANSVAMVFLNTNAAAAGGAITALAVARLMFGKADLTMLLNGAIAGLVVITAEPSTPSALTATLWGALGGGLVVLSIVALDKLRIDDPVGAISAHGVCGFLGLMLVPVTNGDVTFSGQLIGALTIFVWVFVASLIVWSILKAVMGIRVSAEEEYEGVDIAECGLEAYPEFGSSKQ
- the glnK gene encoding P-II family nitrogen regulator; this encodes MKLVTAIIKPFKLDDVREALSEIGVQGVTVTEVKGFGRQKGHTELYRGAEYVVDFLPKVKVEIAIGDNLLDQVIESITKAANTGKIGDGKIFVTELQQAIRIRTGETGEEAV
- a CDS encoding accessory factor UbiK family protein; the encoded protein is MKGPQDFFAQLQGQFGQFVPDMARAAREDFETQARATVMSVLSKLELVTREEFEGQQVVLMKTREKVEALEKRVAELEQKAQS
- a CDS encoding YifB family Mg chelatase-like AAA ATPase translates to MMLAIVNSRASIGVSAPEVTVEVHLSGGLPALSIVGLPETGVRESKDRVRSALLNAGFEFPARRITINLAPADLPKEGGRFDLPIALGILAASGQIPPDSLKPLEFMGELSLDGALRPLKGVLPAVLAAREAGRSLLIPQANADEAALASQGDVLAASHILTVCEHLTGRAKLVPIPRPETDVAQANGTEKGADLADVRGQQVPRRALEVAAAGGHNLLFFGPPGTGKSMLASRLPGILPALDDASAMEVASVHSVAGHPLQPGGWRQPPFRSPHHTASAVALVGGGSSPRPGEISLAHRGVLFLDELPEFERRVLEVLREPMETGEIAISRAARQVTFPARFQVVAAMNPCPCGYSGHPNIECQCTPSQVMRYRSKISGPLLDRFDLHVEVPVQAGEVLLRQGEAGESSARVRARVLKARNFQRDRGSLNASLAGKALDQACRLDAGSEKLLAHAMERLGLSARALHRILRVARTLADLEGQESLSKSHLIEALGYRQLDRQHDQGSLVSA
- the trmB gene encoding tRNA (guanosine(46)-N7)-methyltransferase TrmB; the protein is MADQNDSQDSKGENPITTRRGIRSFVLRQGRMTEGQKKAFERNWPKYGLTREDGVIDPREVFGRDSMLNLEIGFGMGRSLADMAEAAPEQDFIGVEVHLPGVGALLKEVDDRGLENVRVYNIDANDVIDLCLPDASLDRVMVFFPDPWHKKRHHKRRLVQQEFVQRIRHKLRVGGVLHLATDWENYAEHMLEVMDASQGFANAQEQGGYSPRPDDRPITKFEQRGEKLGHGVWDLLYHRTN